The proteins below come from a single Tissierella sp. MB52-C2 genomic window:
- a CDS encoding TldD/PmbA family protein, whose protein sequence is MYIFPESLYTDVRLEDVSISEITYENKQLRQNLKRNHKGGFIRIFDGERWYYSSTTDIDNIQEEIDKLALMAKKNEKINEDPVVRKFEINTGEFLYFQDNDILNISQGEKLDLLKSYFPIISEMEEIKMWRAIYVDRKITKQFFSSKGAGLRFDYQTCAIGFRYSINVDGKTLDSIYDETTIDFNELKLLHEKLRDKIDKDIIYTRDAKPVKPGKYTIIFSPIATGVFTHESFGHKSEADFMVGDETMMKEWTIGKKVGVDNLSIVDRGDILGSGFVPFDDEGTKYNETYLIKDGILSGRLHSSLTAASLKENVTGNARALSFEFEPIVRMTTTYIEAGDKTKEELISEVEEGILVEDIRHGSGMSTFTIAPSISYMIRDGKIAEPVNIAVISGNVMEALYEIDGISKEIEILFSSLSGCGKMGQFPLLVGMGGPYIRVKNITVQ, encoded by the coding sequence ATGTATATTTTTCCAGAGAGCCTTTATACAGATGTAAGATTAGAAGATGTTTCTATCAGTGAAATTACCTATGAGAATAAACAACTAAGACAAAATTTAAAAAGAAACCATAAGGGTGGATTCATTAGAATATTTGACGGAGAAAGGTGGTACTACAGTTCAACTACAGATATAGATAATATTCAAGAAGAAATAGATAAACTTGCCCTTATGGCTAAGAAAAATGAGAAAATCAATGAAGACCCTGTAGTTAGAAAATTCGAAATCAATACTGGAGAATTTCTATATTTTCAAGATAATGATATATTAAATATTAGTCAAGGGGAAAAGCTTGATCTTTTGAAATCATACTTTCCAATTATAAGTGAAATGGAAGAAATAAAAATGTGGAGAGCAATATATGTTGACCGTAAAATAACAAAACAGTTTTTTTCCAGCAAAGGTGCAGGTTTGAGATTTGATTATCAGACCTGTGCTATCGGCTTTAGATATTCTATAAATGTAGACGGCAAGACTTTAGATAGTATCTATGATGAGACTACCATAGACTTTAATGAACTTAAATTATTACATGAAAAACTTAGAGATAAAATAGATAAAGATATTATTTATACTAGGGATGCCAAACCTGTTAAGCCTGGAAAATACACAATCATATTCTCACCTATAGCAACGGGAGTATTCACCCATGAAAGTTTTGGTCATAAATCTGAAGCAGATTTCATGGTTGGAGATGAAACCATGATGAAAGAATGGACTATTGGTAAAAAAGTAGGCGTAGATAATCTATCTATAGTTGATAGGGGAGATATTTTAGGAAGTGGATTTGTTCCCTTTGATGATGAGGGTACTAAATATAATGAAACTTATCTTATTAAAGATGGAATCCTTTCAGGGAGACTTCATAGTAGTTTGACAGCTGCATCTCTTAAAGAGAATGTAACAGGTAATGCAAGAGCCTTAAGTTTTGAGTTTGAGCCAATAGTGAGAATGACTACCACTTATATTGAAGCTGGAGATAAGACTAAAGAAGAACTAATCTCAGAGGTAGAAGAAGGTATATTAGTTGAAGATATAAGACATGGTTCAGGTATGTCAACATTTACCATAGCACCTAGTATTTCTTATATGATAAGAGATGGAAAAATTGCAGAACCTGTAAATATTGCAGTTATTAGTGGTAATGTAATGGAGGCTTTATATGAAATAGATGGAATCTCAAAGGAAATAGAAATTCTTTTCTCTTCATTATCAGGTTGTGGGAAAATGGGGCAATTTCCACTTCTAGTAGGTATGGGTGGTCCTTATATTAGAGTAAAAAATATTACGGTACAGTAA
- a CDS encoding isochorismatase family cysteine hydrolase → MNNVLLVVDMQNDFIDGSLGTKEAVNIVSNVVKKIKEFEGKIIYTRDTHGENYLSTQEGRYLPVTHCIEGTSGWEIHNDIQALISPENTIYNKVTFGSKDLVMELVEMDNKEPIDEIELIGLCTDICVISNAFTIKAFLPEVKIFVDAKCCAGVTKESHENALNAMKVCQIQVKE, encoded by the coding sequence ATGAACAACGTTTTATTAGTTGTTGATATGCAAAACGATTTTATAGACGGTTCATTAGGTACAAAAGAGGCAGTAAATATTGTTTCAAACGTAGTTAAGAAAATTAAAGAGTTTGAAGGAAAAATAATATACACCAGAGACACTCATGGGGAGAACTATTTATCCACACAGGAAGGTAGATATTTGCCCGTAACTCACTGTATAGAAGGTACATCAGGATGGGAAATACACAATGATATTCAAGCGTTAATAAGCCCCGAAAATACTATTTATAATAAAGTAACCTTTGGTTCAAAGGATTTAGTCATGGAACTAGTAGAAATGGATAATAAAGAGCCTATAGATGAAATAGAATTAATAGGTCTTTGTACAGATATTTGTGTAATATCAAATGCTTTCACTATAAAAGCATTTTTACCAGAAGTAAAAATTTTTGTAGATGCGAAGTGTTGTGCAGGTGTAACCAAAGAAAGCCATGAGAATGCACTAAATGCAATGAAGGTATGTCAAATACAGGTTAAAGAATAA
- a CDS encoding rubredoxin: MNNYKCTVCSYIYRPDRGDKLHDIEPNTAFEDLPEDWKCPTCNQSKMAFEEMK; the protein is encoded by the coding sequence ATGAATAATTATAAATGTACAGTATGTAGTTATATTTATAGACCTGATAGAGGAGATAAACTTCATGATATAGAGCCTAATACGGCTTTTGAAGATTTACCAGAGGATTGGAAGTGTCCTACTTGCAATCAGTCTAAAATGGCCTTTGAAGAAATGAAATAG
- a CDS encoding metallopeptidase TldD-related protein: MIKEKYINNFKEISINILQSNIKSVRKKDITKIGFRVYENGFIGIAGAVGKVDESELEKRAIENLKLEIPYPYEPSANLVKKVDYRKEALSHEELVKEVEELLKLLREEFPDFIFSNNVYIQDFETKLINNKGINLTHIDRVVGAGIIIKEKNSVNVFDAFLRYVDREYSGEKILNNIRETLTAYRNKVELPIKGKQPVVFLVDDGLPLMKIIEEMNGYKVGTGASLFKDFIGEKKFSDKFTLYQSAEEEELTRIEFFDAEGVVNPDYRYTLIENGKIITPYTDKKTASQFNLPLTGSASSEYDKLPSLAPRNLVVKSSDKTLKELLDGQLGVLVIIGSGGDFTQEGVFGTPVQLAFLTDGEKLLGRLPELTISGELYSMFGDDFVGKSQDKGLLDNKTMVFNLDVDYI, encoded by the coding sequence ATGATTAAGGAAAAATATATTAATAATTTCAAAGAAATAAGTATAAATATTCTTCAATCAAATATAAAATCTGTAAGAAAAAAGGATATTACTAAAATAGGTTTTAGAGTGTATGAAAATGGATTTATTGGTATTGCAGGAGCTGTGGGAAAAGTAGATGAATCTGAGTTGGAAAAAAGAGCAATTGAAAATTTAAAGCTTGAAATACCTTATCCCTATGAGCCGTCTGCTAATCTTGTAAAAAAGGTTGACTATAGGAAAGAAGCATTATCCCATGAAGAGTTGGTAAAAGAAGTAGAGGAGTTACTTAAATTATTAAGGGAAGAGTTTCCAGATTTTATTTTTTCAAATAATGTCTATATCCAAGACTTTGAAACTAAGTTAATAAATAATAAGGGAATTAATCTAACTCATATAGATAGAGTAGTTGGAGCAGGAATTATAATAAAAGAAAAAAATTCTGTGAATGTATTTGATGCTTTTTTAAGATATGTAGATAGGGAATATAGCGGAGAGAAGATTTTAAACAATATAAGGGAAACTTTAACAGCTTATAGAAACAAGGTAGAACTACCTATTAAAGGAAAACAGCCTGTAGTCTTTTTAGTAGATGATGGGTTACCTTTAATGAAAATAATAGAGGAAATGAACGGATACAAGGTAGGAACAGGTGCTTCATTGTTTAAAGATTTCATAGGAGAGAAAAAGTTTAGTGATAAATTTACATTATATCAAAGTGCAGAGGAAGAAGAATTAACAAGAATTGAATTTTTCGATGCAGAAGGTGTAGTAAATCCTGATTACAGATACACCTTAATTGAAAATGGTAAGATAATAACTCCATATACAGATAAAAAAACTGCATCACAATTTAATTTACCCCTTACAGGAAGTGCTTCATCAGAATATGATAAGCTTCCATCCTTAGCACCTAGGAATCTTGTTGTAAAATCTAGTGATAAGACTTTAAAGGAATTATTAGATGGACAGTTAGGTGTATTAGTTATCATAGGTTCAGGAGGAGATTTTACACAGGAAGGAGTATTTGGAACACCTGTGCAATTAGCATTCTTAACTGATGGAGAAAAGCTATTGGGACGACTGCCTGAACTTACAATATCAGGTGAACTATATTCAATGTTTGGTGATGATTTTGTTGGAAAGTCTCAAGATAAGGGACTATTAGACAACAAGACTATGGTATTTAATTTAGACGTGGATTATATTTAA
- a CDS encoding low specificity L-threonine aldolase codes for MYSFRNDYSEGAHPRILELLSNSNYEANIGYGKDIHSHKAKEYIKKLIEKEDADIHFIPGGTQTNMLVISSFLRPHQCVISADTGHINVHETGAIEATGHKVVAMPCKDGKLTPDIIKKALDYHTDEHMVQPKMVYISSSTELGTIYSKDELISIHKICKENGLLLFLDGARLGSALTCRSNDLNIKDIANLVDIFYIGGTKNGALLGEALIILNQDLKEDFRFLIKQRGAMAAKGFVLGIQFEALFQDDLYFELARHANEMAERLGSIIQEAGYKFYTEPYTNQIFPIFPDTLLEKMEKEFVYEFIDKVDENNTAVRFVTSWATKIEAVEALRDFFNKNK; via the coding sequence ATGTATAGTTTTAGAAATGATTATAGTGAAGGTGCACATCCACGAATTTTAGAATTACTTAGCAATTCAAATTATGAGGCAAATATAGGTTATGGTAAAGACATTCATAGTCATAAGGCAAAAGAATATATAAAAAAATTGATTGAAAAAGAAGATGCTGATATACATTTTATTCCTGGTGGAACCCAAACTAATATGTTGGTTATTTCCTCTTTCTTACGACCACACCAATGTGTGATTTCAGCAGATACAGGTCATATCAATGTCCATGAAACTGGTGCAATAGAAGCTACAGGACATAAAGTAGTAGCTATGCCTTGTAAAGATGGTAAGCTGACACCTGATATTATAAAAAAAGCTCTAGATTACCATACTGATGAACATATGGTTCAGCCTAAAATGGTATATATATCAAGTTCTACTGAACTAGGGACTATATATTCAAAGGATGAATTAATATCAATTCATAAAATATGTAAAGAAAATGGATTATTATTATTTTTAGATGGTGCAAGACTAGGTTCAGCTCTTACATGTAGATCTAATGATTTAAATATTAAGGATATAGCAAATCTAGTGGATATATTTTATATTGGCGGGACAAAAAATGGAGCATTGCTAGGGGAAGCTTTGATTATCTTAAATCAAGATTTAAAAGAAGACTTTCGTTTTCTAATAAAACAAAGAGGAGCAATGGCAGCTAAAGGGTTTGTTCTGGGAATTCAATTTGAAGCATTATTTCAAGATGATTTATATTTCGAATTAGCACGACACGCAAACGAAATGGCTGAAAGACTAGGATCAATCATTCAAGAGGCAGGATATAAATTCTATACTGAACCATATACAAATCAAATATTCCCAATTTTTCCAGATACTCTCCTTGAAAAGATGGAAAAGGAATTCGTATATGAGTTTATTGATAAAGTAGATGAAAATAATACTGCCGTACGATTTGTTACATCTTGGGCAACAAAAATTGAAGCTGTGGAGGCTTTAAGAGATTTTTTTAATAAAAACAAATAA
- a CDS encoding Gfo/Idh/MocA family oxidoreductase — MGKNMNMGIIGAGVVAERVINASNNHPRSNIKAIYDINTDRLREITEKYGLKSVDSYNTLLEDEDIDIIYLAVPPKYHYPIAMDILKADKHFICEKPLANSTDEAKEMYKVAKDKNIVHGMNFPTVYMKAYEKIEELLAEGFIGDLVRVEFQGYFTHWPRPWQQNDWITSREQGGFVREVVTHYIQMTQRLFGNIEDVSSFIDYPENPQISEKSIIARGMVKGVPVLINGVTDVGMEEELCFKIFGTEGSIYLKNWRELWIATKGTALEKLDIKEENHLVDLLDNVFRAIAGEEAKIIDFEEGYKTHMIIEKLLGEE, encoded by the coding sequence ATGGGAAAAAACATGAATATGGGAATTATAGGAGCAGGAGTGGTTGCAGAGAGAGTCATAAATGCTAGTAACAATCATCCAAGATCAAATATAAAGGCAATATATGATATAAATACTGATAGATTAAGGGAAATAACAGAGAAATATGGTTTGAAAAGTGTAGATTCTTATAATACTTTATTGGAGGATGAAGATATAGATATTATTTACCTAGCAGTTCCTCCAAAATATCATTATCCCATAGCCATGGATATATTAAAGGCAGATAAGCACTTTATATGTGAGAAACCTTTAGCAAATTCAACAGATGAAGCAAAAGAAATGTATAAAGTGGCCAAAGATAAAAATATAGTTCATGGAATGAACTTTCCTACTGTATATATGAAGGCCTATGAAAAAATAGAGGAGCTTTTAGCGGAAGGATTTATTGGAGATTTAGTTAGAGTTGAGTTTCAAGGGTACTTTACTCATTGGCCAAGGCCATGGCAACAAAATGATTGGATAACATCAAGGGAGCAAGGTGGTTTTGTAAGAGAAGTAGTTACTCACTATATTCAAATGACTCAGAGACTATTTGGAAATATAGAGGATGTAAGTTCATTTATAGATTATCCTGAAAACCCTCAAATCTCAGAAAAGAGTATTATTGCAAGAGGAATGGTAAAGGGAGTTCCAGTATTAATCAATGGAGTTACTGATGTGGGCATGGAAGAAGAATTGTGTTTTAAGATATTTGGTACAGAGGGATCTATATACTTAAAGAATTGGAGAGAGTTATGGATAGCTACAAAAGGTACAGCTTTAGAGAAATTAGATATTAAAGAAGAAAATCATTTAGTTGATTTATTAGATAATGTATTTAGGGCAATAGCTGGAGAAGAGGCTAAGATTATTGATTTTGAAGAAGGTTATAAAACCCATATGATTATAGAGAAATTACTAGGGGAAGAATAG